The genomic window GCGACGCGCCTCGACACCCTCGACCTCCTGGAGGCCGAGGCCATCCACGTGATCCGCGAGGTCGTCGCCGAGTTCGAGCGCCCGGTGCTGCTGTTCTCCGGCGGCAAGGACTCCGTCGTCGTGCTGCACCTCGCCACCAAGGCGTTCGCGCCGGGGCGCGTCCCGTTCCCGGTGCTGCACGTCGACACCGGCCACAACTTCCCCGAGGTGCTGGCCTTCCGCGACGAGACGGTCGCCCGCCTCGGCGTGCGACTCGAGGTCGCCCGGGTGCAGGACTACATCGACGACGGCCGGCTGCAGGAGCGCGCCGACGGCACGCGCAACCCGCTGCAGACGCTCCCCCTGCTCGACGCCATCGCCGCCGGCCGGCACGACGCCGTCTTCGGCGGAGCGCGGCGCGACGAGGACAAGGCCCGGGCCAAGGAGCGCATCATCTCGCTGCGCGACGAGTTCGGGCAGTGGGATCCGCGCAACCAGCGCCCCGAGCTGTGGAGCCTGTACAACGGCCGGCACACTCCTGGGCAGCATGTGCGGGCGTTCCCCATCTCGAACTGGACCGAGCTCGACGTCTGGCGCTACATCGAGCGCGAGGGCATTCCCCTCCCGCCGCTGTACTTCGCCCACGAGCGCGAGGTCTATGCCCGCGACGGCATGTGGCGTCCGGTGGGTGAGTTCTCCCCGCCCCGCGCGGACGAGACCGTCGAGGTGCGGACGGTGCGCTACCGCACGGTCGGCGATATGAGCTGCACCGGAGCAGTCGACTCGGATGCCTCCGACCTCGCCGCGATCGTCGCCGAGGTCGCCGTCTCCACGCTCACCGAGCGCGGCGCCACGCGCGCCGACGACCGCCTCTCCGAGGCCGCCATGGAGGACCGCAAGAAGGACGGGTACTTCTGATGA from Microbacterium sulfonylureivorans includes these protein-coding regions:
- the cysD gene encoding sulfate adenylyltransferase subunit CysD → MTDTIARPATRLDTLDLLEAEAIHVIREVVAEFERPVLLFSGGKDSVVVLHLATKAFAPGRVPFPVLHVDTGHNFPEVLAFRDETVARLGVRLEVARVQDYIDDGRLQERADGTRNPLQTLPLLDAIAAGRHDAVFGGARRDEDKARAKERIISLRDEFGQWDPRNQRPELWSLYNGRHTPGQHVRAFPISNWTELDVWRYIEREGIPLPPLYFAHEREVYARDGMWRPVGEFSPPRADETVEVRTVRYRTVGDMSCTGAVDSDASDLAAIVAEVAVSTLTERGATRADDRLSEAAMEDRKKDGYF